The following is a genomic window from Pseudothermotoga thermarum DSM 5069.
TTACAAATATTGGGAGCCAATCAAGATCATGCTTAGCATGTTAAGTAAATTAGGGACAAAAATAATTCTTTCGACTGCTACACAGCCAGGTATATTGGACAATTGCACCGAATTAGCCGATCGAAATCTTTTTAAAGATTTGGATAGAACAAAAATAAACTTTTGTGGGGAAATCTTTATCGAAGATTTCGCTGAGAAGCTTTCAAAACTCACCAAGGAAAAACTAATCAAAGGGCAAAAGATGCTGGTTATTTGTAACACTATTCGAGAATCACAAAATCTCTACTTGGCATTGAGGGAGGCTATAGGAAGTAAAGACATCTACTATCTTTCCGCAAGTGTAATTCCAAAGCATAGATTGGAAAGAATATCCAAACTAAAATCGCTGTCAAAACCCGTGATTTGCATAAGTACACAAGTCGTTGAAGCTGGTGTAGATTTGTCATTTGATTATGTTATTCGTGACGAAGGACCTATGGATAGCGTAGTGCAGGCAGTTGGAAGGTGCAATAGAAATTTTGAAAAAAAGCTTGGTATCGCAGATATATTCACGGTCAAAGATGAAAGGAGAGCCTTAAGTAAGTACATCTACGATTCCATAAACATCGACGTCACACGTAGAATACTTGAGAAAAACAAAACTTTTTCGGAGCAGCAATTCCACGGTGTTGTTGAAGAGTACTTTCAAGAAATCAAATTGATATCAAATCAAGATAAAGAAAATCTTTGCGAAAAGCTTAGAAACCTCATGTTCGATGAAATAGCAACCAGTTTTCGACTCATAGAAGATAAAGGTGAAACAGTGGCAGTATACATCGAGTATGATGACGAAGCAATTCAGCTACGCAAAGAGTATAACCAAATCGTCGAAGATAACAGCTTGACAAAATTTGAAAAACTAGCTAAATTATCTAAAAAGTATAAGCAAATGTCATCTTACATTGTTGATGTTAGAATAGACAAAAGACTTGTTGAAAACGCCCTTGTAGTCGAGCATGGGCTAATAGTGGTTCCTAGCGATCAACTCGATCTGTGGTACGATAAAACCACTGGTTTTGGAAGGAAAGATGGAATCATTGAAATATAATTCAATTTGTAACTTTTCAGTAATATTGAAGCCGTGAACCTTGTTTGCTTTTACGAATAAGGCTTCTATTCTGTAAAAAAGTGCTAATTGTTTTGTGCTTTTAACTTTAATTTTTGGTCTTTGAAAAGTTAATATTCATTTCAATCTGAAAGAATTTCCAACAACTTCGAATCTACTTTCAATGTTACGAAAAACCCCTAAGGAAGGCTTTTTTCTGGTAAACCTGACATAGAGGAAAAAATGCCGGAGGTGCACCCCTGACTTCAACTGTCACATGAACCCCTTCATTACATTAAAATCGCTTATTCAAACCTACTGCAATTTGTTTGTTAGACGTGTCTAATGTTTGTTTTTCAACTAAAATCTGAACATAGTTTTGATTCAAGAATACCTGTGCAAAATCAACAGCAAATGCTATAATAAACAAAGGGTTTCAATCGAACTTAAGAGGGATGGAAACATGTGCGTGAATTTCCACGCCACTTTACTGCCTCCTGGTTTCAATCGAACTTAAGAGGGATGGAAACCGCTTGTTGGTATACAACAGACTCAAATGCTGGCATGGTTTCAATCGAACTTAAGAGGGATGGAAACCGGTTATAGTGCGCCGGGCAGGTATACGGTATCGATGTTTCAATCGAACTTAAGAGGGATGGAAACCAGGTTGCCTACCGAAGTGTATGGACACATTGAATTGTGTTTCAATCGAACTTAAGAGGGATGGAAACTGCTAAGTGCGCTTGAAAAAATTTATATGAATTTAAGTTTCAATCGAACTTAAGAGGGATGGAAACCTCAAGAAGACACAACATTGTTTGTTGCAGCCTGCACGTTTCAATCGAACTTAAGAGGGATGGAAACACGCCTTTTTCAAATGTTTTCTTCTCATTCCTTGGCGTTTCAATCGAACTTAAGAGGGATGGAAACATGTGTGTAGTCGATCTTATTGTCCGAAAGCCACCTTGTTTCAATCGAACTTAAGAGGGATGGAAACCGACTATGATACGTACTTGTTCGTTTTGGCTAAAGAAGTTTCAATCGAACTTAAGAGGGATGGAAACCCGTTCCTTCATGATTACCTCTAAAAACTCCCACTCGTTTCAATCGAACTTAAGAGGGATGGAAACACTTTAACCTTCCTTTTACATTTCATTAACCCAAATGTTTCAATCGAACTTAAGAGGGATGGAAACGATTTTTTTTGAGGACATTAATCATACCCCCTTGTAAGTTTCAATCGAACTTAAGAGGGATGGAAACGGAGCATAAATACTGCTTTTTCGAGGTTGTACATTCGTTTCAATCGAACTTAAGAGGGATGGAAACTATACTTCTTCTTCAACGAAGTCGTAAGATCCTACAGTTTCAATCGAACTTAAGAGGGATGGAAACGGCGACTTAGTAGCACAACTAGAATACTTAGATAGAGGTTTCAATCGAACTTAAGAGGGATGGAAACTAGTTCAAAACGTGTTATTCCGGATCGTAATTCTTTGTTTCAATCGAACTTAAGAGGGATGGAAACCTTTTTCAAGAGATTAAGCAACTGCAGGAAGAAGTTCGTTTCAATCGAACTTAAGAGGGATGGAAACACCAGTCTGCGCTGCACGGAAAATCGATATAATCTTCGTTTCAATCGAACTTAAGAGGGATGGAAACAAATGTGATTGAAATAAGGGAGGCGTGAGCCTCCCTTGTTTCAATCGAACTTAAGAGGGATGGAAACACGATTCTGTAACTTGACAAGTTATAGATAAGGTATAGTTTCAATCGAACTTAAGAGGGATGGAAACCATAGCCCCTTGTCACTTATCGCCAATATTTTTTTAGTTTCAATCGAACTTAAGAGGGATGGAAACTATTGTCTGCAAGATATTACATGGCACAAGCTTGCCGTTTCAATCGAACTTAAGAGGGATGGAAACGCGTGCCTATGCTGTTGAAGCTCAGCCACGAATAGTGGTTTCAATCGAACTTAAGAGGGATGGAAACAATGGCATTTGCTCGGTTTCTCCTTCTCCGAATACCGTTTCAATCGAACTTAAGAGGGATGGAAACGATTTTCTTTGAGGACATTAATCATACCCCCTTGTAAGTTTCAATCGAACTTAAGAGGGATGGAAACCCTTGCCGGTGTAGAGAACCGCTTTTCGGTCTAAATGTTTCAATCGAACTTAAGAGGGATGGAAACCCGTGTTTGGTAGCTTGCCATATTGAAGCTCAAGGTGTTTCAATCGAACTTAAGAGGGATGGAAACTTGGCACAATGTAACACCTTACCGTTCCGCTGCGTTGTTTCAATCGAACTTAAGAGGGATGGAAACACCATTTCGTTTCCAACATTTTACTTTTTCTTAACAGTTTCAATCGAACTTAAGAGGGATGGAAACAATCGTGGCCGCATATGCACATGTCATTGAGGGAACAGTTTCAATCGAACTTAAGAGGGATGGAAACTGAACCTGATTTACTTTATGGTACTGATCGGCGTTAAGTTTCAATCGAACTTAAGAGGGATGGAAACTTGCGTGTTCTCTCGAATACATTTGCGCTATTACGATGTTTCAATCGAACTTAAGAGGGATGGAAACCTAGAACCTAATGTTGAAAGAGATGTGTGCTTCTGGGTTTCAATCGAACTTAAGAGGGATGGAAACCAAACCACCGGTGGCTTAAGTCCCCTTGCAACTAACGTTTCAATCGAACTTAAGAGGGATGGAAACGTTTCGAGCAGAAATATGTCTACCCGCTCCGCTACCCGTTTCAATCGAACTTAAGAGGGATGGAAACCAGTGATCCCAAGCGAGTAATCGTGACAACATGTTCAGTTTCAATCGAACTTAAGAGGGATGGAAACTTCTGCTCAAGCCACTTTTCTGTCGAAAGGTGGCGCGTTTCAATCGAACTTAAGAGGGATGGAAACACATTTGCAGAAATGCGATACGAAATAAGAGACGGAGTTTCAATCGAACTTAAGAGGGATGGAAACCAGACGGGGTGAAAAAGAGGAGGGGTTTAGATGTAGTTTCAATCGAACTTAAGAGGGATGGAAAATATTTTGGACTTTGAAAGGTAAGGTGGCACTTACATAAAGCCAAAAATTTCTAAGAAAAATAACACTTTGAGATAGTTTATGGTGGAGGGTTGCGGAAAGTTTAACAATTCGTTGTTTTGCTGTAAGAAAGAGTGTGATGATTATCAAAAAACATTTGTTGAAGATGTTCATGAAAACCACGTTTGAAAGCGATGTTTTTACTTGCTTGTGTATACATTGGTACCTTGGCAATCTGATGAGTGTCTGATTGTGGGAAAGTTTGCTCAAAAAAAGGATTACAAAGGAAATGTTTGTAGAAACATTCGAACTTAAGAATAGAGAATTTGACCTCGAGGAAGATGAAAAAGCGCTTGATTTTGTCTGCGGCGGACTCAATAGTGGCAAAGATATTGAATTTAATTTTCAAACTTTATGCCATTTACATTTTGCCGGAGTGCCAAAAGACAAGGATAGGAAAACATTGGTTACAGTTCTAATGAAGCGCAAATCAAAATTTGGTTTTAAATCTATGATAACTAAGGAATCGGACCTGTCAACTTAAGAAGGAAAACTGCACTAATAGAAGAAATGGAAATAGCCACTTCACTATGTCCTCATCCCTCCTCTTGTACCATAACTTGTTCCTGTTGAAACGCCTCAGCCTGTACCTCGTTATCCCTATCACGCTCTCAACAAGACTCCTCTCCCCAAACCTCTCATGCTCGTGTTCCCAATATCCCATATTCTCTTCGCTCGCTTCCCAGTACCATGGCCCTTTGTCCGTTATTATCCTCAACTTACCTGTCACTCTCTTCTTCACCATCTTCATCACCAAGCTCGCTTTGTCCTTCTCTCGCGTTTTGCTGACCAACGCATAGATCACTTTCTTCCTCTTAACCTCAAACGCTATCCATACATACCAGCAGTAACCGTTTATGTTCACCTTCATCTCGTCTACAGCTACTACTGCATTGCCTTCTATCTTCTCAGCAAATATCTCTTCTTTCATTCTTGCCCACCATTTCCTCAAGGCTTCATGACTGACTCCAATTATGGCTGCTGCCTTCCTTAATGCAAGTTCATACTTTCGCCTCATGTGGAACTCTTTGTCTTTGAAAAAGGTTTGGTATAATTTGGTATAGGTACTCGGTGATATTTGTTGTTGTAACTTTCATCTTTACGGGAACCTCCTTTCGGTGAGAAGAGTTGGTTTTTGTTTATTTTATCGTATTTCCCGGCTTAAGTTGACACCTCCATAAGTTTTGGCGTGTATTATCAGGCTTGTTAACTTGGCTTAACTTATAAGAGTTTTAAAAAAGATATCTGCTGACACTGTTTGACCAACTTGATGAACTTTGATCGGTAATTCAAGAAGGCGGAACAAAAAGTTACTTGATTTAAATAAGTTTAAGGACTTTTAGCGGGCTTTTGCCCGCTTTTTTTATTTTTCTATGTCTAGGTTAACATACGAGCATAGTGCTATAATATAAAGAAAACTAAAGAAAACTTGTGTAAACTTATGAAAACCAGAGATAATTTATGATAATAAGGTTTAATCGACTATAATTGGATTTTTTTGCTAA
Proteins encoded in this region:
- a CDS encoding DDE-type integrase/transposase/recombinase, yielding MRRKYELALRKAAAIIGVSHEALRKWWARMKEEIFAEKIEGNAVVAVDEMKVNINGYCWYVWIAFEVKRKKVIYALVSKTREKDKASLVMKMVKKRVTGKLRIITDKGPWYWEASEENMGYWEHEHERFGERSLVESVIGITRYRLRRFNRNKLWYKRRDEDIVKWLFPFLLLVQFSFLS